One Microbacterium marinum genomic window carries:
- a CDS encoding amino acid ABC transporter ATP-binding protein: MSPTDAPLLEVSGLVKSFGDNVVLNGVSFAVDPGKVTCLIGPSGSGKTTVLRCLNGLETPDAGVLAFSDGGRYDFSQAPSGRAAKAERAALRDRSAMVFQHHNLFPHLTVIQNVIEGPVRARGIAKDAAVAEAERLLERVGLSQKRDAFPHELSGGQQQRVGIVRALALRPDLLLFDEPTSALDPELVGEVLLVLKELAEEGWTMVIVTHELGFARQVADQVVFFDEGVIVERGHPAEMFAAPQNARTRRFLDRLLRPLDE, from the coding sequence GTGTCGCCCACTGACGCCCCGCTGCTCGAGGTCTCCGGACTGGTCAAATCGTTCGGCGACAACGTCGTCCTCAACGGCGTCTCGTTCGCCGTCGACCCCGGCAAGGTCACCTGCCTCATCGGTCCCAGCGGGTCGGGCAAGACGACCGTGCTGCGCTGCCTCAACGGTCTCGAGACGCCGGATGCCGGCGTGCTCGCCTTCTCCGACGGCGGGCGATACGACTTCTCGCAGGCGCCCTCCGGCCGCGCCGCGAAGGCCGAGCGCGCCGCCCTGCGCGACCGATCGGCGATGGTGTTCCAGCACCACAACCTCTTCCCGCACCTGACGGTCATCCAGAACGTCATCGAGGGCCCCGTCCGCGCACGCGGGATCGCGAAGGACGCCGCGGTGGCGGAGGCGGAGCGGCTGCTGGAGCGGGTCGGACTGTCGCAGAAGCGCGACGCCTTCCCGCACGAGCTCTCCGGAGGTCAGCAGCAGCGGGTCGGCATCGTCCGTGCCCTCGCGCTGCGACCGGACCTGCTCCTGTTCGACGAGCCCACCAGCGCCCTCGACCCGGAACTCGTCGGAGAGGTGCTGCTCGTCCTGAAGGAGTTGGCGGAGGAGGGTTGGACGATGGTCATCGTCACCCACGAACTCGGCTTTGCGCGTCAGGTCGCCGACCAGGTGGTCTTCTTCGACGAGGGTGTCATCGTGGAACGCGGGCACCCCGCGGAGATGTTCGCGGCCCCGCAGAACGCGCGCACCCGCCGCTTCCTCGACCGTCTGCTGCGACCGCTCGACGAGTGA
- a CDS encoding amino acid ABC transporter permease, with translation MDAETWQLIVTSFWPMLSAGLAVTMPLALVSFAIGLVLAVAAALMRISGNRALSGIARVYISAIRGTPLLVQIFIVFYGLPQVGVRIEEFPAAIIALSLNVGGYAAEVIRAAILSVPKGQWEAAFTVGLSRATALRRIILPQAARVSVPPLSNTFISLVKDTSLVATITVTELFRVAQNIAAFSYEFMVIYIEAAFIYWLFCLILSFGQDRIERRLDRRVAH, from the coding sequence ATGGACGCCGAGACGTGGCAACTGATCGTCACCTCCTTCTGGCCCATGCTCAGCGCCGGGCTCGCTGTGACGATGCCGCTCGCGCTCGTGTCGTTCGCGATCGGCCTGGTCCTCGCGGTCGCCGCCGCGCTGATGCGAATCTCGGGCAACCGCGCGCTGTCGGGTATCGCCCGCGTGTACATCTCGGCCATCCGCGGCACGCCGCTGCTCGTCCAGATCTTCATCGTCTTCTACGGGCTCCCGCAGGTGGGCGTGCGCATCGAGGAGTTCCCCGCGGCGATCATCGCGCTGTCGCTGAACGTGGGCGGGTACGCGGCAGAGGTGATCCGCGCCGCGATCCTGTCCGTTCCGAAGGGGCAGTGGGAAGCGGCCTTCACCGTCGGCCTGTCGCGGGCGACGGCCCTCCGCCGCATCATCCTGCCGCAGGCGGCGCGGGTCTCCGTGCCGCCGCTGTCGAACACCTTCATCTCCCTCGTGAAGGACACCTCGCTGGTCGCGACGATCACCGTCACCGAGCTCTTCCGCGTCGCGCAGAACATCGCCGCCTTCAGCTACGAGTTCATGGTGATCTACATCGAGGCGGCCTTCATCTACTGGCTCTTCTGCCTCATCCTGTCCTTCGGGCAGGATCGCATCGAACGGAGGCTCGATCGCCGTGTCGCCCACTGA
- a CDS encoding amino acid ABC transporter substrate-binding protein, whose translation MSRRLVALGALTLTAALALSACAPGGSEPEGSAADDLGLVSSGTLTVGTEGTYRPFTYHDETGALVGFDVEIIEAVAEKLDLEVEFAETQWDGIFAGLDAGRFDVIANQVSINPEREEKYLFSEPYTVSPSVVVVKEDDDSISSFDDLDGKKTAQSLTSNFYELAEEAGADVTPIEGWAQAVELLRQDRVDATVNDKLTFLDYEKTDGPTGLKIAAETDPARSAVAATKDKTALIEAIDGALAELREDGTLAEISEKYFGADVTE comes from the coding sequence ATGTCCCGTCGCCTCGTCGCCCTCGGCGCCCTCACGCTCACTGCCGCCCTCGCCCTCTCCGCCTGCGCACCCGGCGGAAGCGAGCCCGAAGGCTCCGCGGCAGACGACCTCGGCCTCGTGTCCTCGGGCACCCTCACCGTCGGCACCGAAGGAACCTACCGTCCCTTCACGTATCACGATGAGACGGGAGCCCTCGTCGGCTTCGACGTCGAGATCATCGAGGCCGTCGCCGAGAAGCTCGACCTCGAGGTGGAGTTCGCCGAGACGCAGTGGGACGGCATCTTCGCCGGTCTCGACGCCGGCCGCTTCGACGTCATCGCCAACCAGGTCTCGATCAACCCCGAGCGCGAGGAGAAGTACCTCTTCAGCGAGCCGTACACCGTCTCGCCCAGCGTCGTGGTGGTCAAGGAGGACGACGACTCGATCTCGAGCTTCGACGACCTCGACGGCAAGAAGACCGCTCAGTCGCTGACGAGCAACTTCTACGAGCTCGCCGAGGAGGCCGGCGCCGACGTGACCCCGATCGAAGGGTGGGCGCAGGCTGTCGAGCTGCTCCGCCAGGACCGCGTCGACGCGACCGTCAACGACAAGCTCACCTTCCTCGACTACGAGAAGACCGACGGCCCGACCGGTCTGAAGATCGCCGCAGAGACGGACCCCGCCCGCAGCGCCGTCGCCGCGACGAAGGACAAGACCGCTCTCATCGAGGCGATCGACGGCGCATTGGCTGAACTGCGCGAAGATGGAACCCTCGCCGAGATCAGCGAGAAGTACTTCGGAGCCGACGTCACCGAGTGA